DNA from Amycolatopsis sp. DSM 110486:
GCGACGTCGATCATCACGGCCTCGCCGCGCTTGTGACCCTCGATGCGGGGCAGGCCGCGCTGGTTGGCCCAGCGCCCGTTGCCGTCCATCACCAGCGCCACGTGCTTCGGCACGAGATCCTTCGGGATCTCCGGTGGCCTGGCTCCCGACGGGTGCGGATCCGGTGCCCGCAGCTCGTACCCCGACGCCCGGACCTCGCGTCCCCTGCGCAGCACTTCGCGCCTCCTGGAAGAGTGAAAATTTCCTACGCGCAAGACCCTACTTGGCCGGTGTCACGGTCTCCCGGGCACGCCGTTCGACCAGTGGAAGCGAACGCAGCTGGCGTTCGAGGTGCCACTGCAGGTGAGCCGCCACCAGGCCCGACGCGTCACGCCGGGTCACGCCGTGCGAGGCCTCCGCCACCGGCCATTCGCCGTGCAACAGGGCCTCGAGCAGGGTGAGCACCTCGGGCGCGGGGTGCACGGAACCGGCGATGCGGCAGTCCGGGCACATCGAGCCGCCGGCGGCCACGTTGAACGCGGCGTGCGGGCCGGGCAGGCCGCAGCGGGCGCACTCGGTGATGGCGGGCGCCCAGCCGGCGTAGGCCATGGCCCGCAGGAAAAACGCGTCGAGGACGAGAGAGGCGTCGCGTTCACCGCCCGCGAGTGCGCGCAACGCGCCCACGACCAGCAGGTACAGCTTGAGGACCGGCTCGCCCTCTTCGGCCGAGAGCCGGTCGGCGGTCTCGGCGATCGCGCTGGCCGCGGTGTAGCGCTGGTAGTCGGCGACCAGCGGCAGCGCGAACGCGTCCACGGTCTCGACCTGGGTGATCACGTCGAGCGTGCGGCCGGTGTAGAACTGCACGTCCACGTGCCCGAAGGGCTCCAGCCGGGCCCCGAACCGCGACGAGGTGCGGCGCACGCCCTTGGCCACGGCACGGACCTTCCCGTGCCGGCGGGTCAGCAGGGTGATGATCCGGTCGGCCTCACCCAGCTTGTGCGTGCGCAGCACCACTCCGGTGTCGCGGTAGAGGTTCACCACCCCGACATCGTCCCACTTCCGGGCGATGCCGGGGCGGAGACACCCTGGTTCAGCGCGTCAGCAGCCGTAGTAGCCGGTGCAGTACGTGCTGACCGTGGTCGCAGCGACGATCCCGATGATCAGGAACGTGATCGCGAGGGCGTAGCCGATGCCGCCGACGATCGTGGCGATCAGGCACAGCGTCTTCGTGGTCTGCGACGCCTGCTGGGCCATCGCGTAGTTGCCCTGCATCTTGAAGGTGCGGACCTCGTTGGACTTCATGATCGCGAAGATCGCGAGGATCCACATCAGGAAGATGCAGCCGATCGCCCAGCCCTTGTACTCCTTGATGGCGTTGATGTCGCCGCCCGGCGGCATCCCCATGCCGGGGCCGAAGCCGGGCTGCCCGAACGGCGCCTGCTGGCCGTACTGACCCTGCTGGCCGTACTGGCCTTGCTGGCCATACGGCGTCGGCATCGGGCCGGACGGCTGCTGGCCGTAGGGCGGCTGCGGCTGAGGCTGACCGTACGGATTGGTCATGACTGGTTCCCCAAACTCCTCGTGCTTCCGGCGAGCTCCCCCCGCCGCGGGTCTTCGTCCGCACCCCTGCCCGATCGAAGCCGTGGCCCGGCGCTGTCGATCGGTGCAGCGGCTTCGCGGGTCAATGCTGCGGCGGCTGGCCGAACTCGCCCGGCTGGATCTTCTGCGTCTCTTCGGGCTGCGCGGGCGCTTCCGCGACCGGCGAACCCGGCTGCAGCATCTGCGTGCGCTCGGCTCCGTCGAACGCACCGCTCTCGGGCTGGGCAGCGCCGCCCGGCTTGAGCATCTGCGTGGGCTCGGCCTGCTCGAACGCGGTCGCGCCCGGCGACTCGGCGCCCGGCTGCGCGAACCCGCCACTGGCCGGGGCACCCGGCTGGCCGAAACCACCCGACGGCGCCTGACCCGGCTGCCCGAACCCGGGCTGCGCGCCGAACCCGCTCGGCTGCTGCCCGAACCCGGCGGGCTGCTGGGCGAACCCGGCGGGCTGCTGGGCGAACCCGCCCGGCTGCTGCCCGGCGGGCGGGAACCCGCCGCCGAAGGGCTGCTGCTGGCCGAAGCCCGGCTGCCCGAACTGGCCCGCGGGCGCCGCGTCGGCGGGCACCACGATCGTGCCGACGATCTTGTCCGAGAACGTCTGGGACTTGTCGTCCCACAGCGGCCACAGGTAACCGAGGGAGCAGAGGAAGCCGTCGAGGACGTGTGCGAGGTCGCGCAGGAACGCCATGCCGGCGCCGATGGGCTGGCCGGTGGCCTCGCTGACGAGCTTGATGCCGACGACGCGCTTGCCGAGCGACTGT
Protein-coding regions in this window:
- the recO gene encoding DNA repair protein RecO; translated protein: MVNLYRDTGVVLRTHKLGEADRIITLLTRRHGKVRAVAKGVRRTSSRFGARLEPFGHVDVQFYTGRTLDVITQVETVDAFALPLVADYQRYTAASAIAETADRLSAEEGEPVLKLYLLVVGALRALAGGERDASLVLDAFFLRAMAYAGWAPAITECARCGLPGPHAAFNVAAGGSMCPDCRIAGSVHPAPEVLTLLEALLHGEWPVAEASHGVTRRDASGLVAAHLQWHLERQLRSLPLVERRARETVTPAK
- a CDS encoding RDD family protein — its product is MTDPYGRPMGQPQGQPPFGQPGSGQQPFGTPGGFGQQPPSGGFPQQPGGFGQQPGFGQPGQAQPGFGQPDAQGQPGFGQPGFGQPPAGGFGQPPAFGQPGGFGQPNPYGPPGGAYANWGQRAGAYLIDFGPFLAAIIIALLVSIASGSAGAIIYGLAIFGNIGWQIYNRWITAGNTGQSLGKRVVGIKLVSEATGQPIGAGMAFLRDLAHVLDGFLCSLGYLWPLWDDKSQTFSDKIVGTIVVPADAAPAGQFGQPGFGQQQPFGGGFPPAGQQPGGFAQQPAGFAQQPAGFGQQPSGFGAQPGFGQPGQAPSGGFGQPGAPASGGFAQPGAESPGATAFEQAEPTQMLKPGGAAQPESGAFDGAERTQMLQPGSPVAEAPAQPEETQKIQPGEFGQPPQH
- a CDS encoding CD225/dispanin family protein; its protein translation is MTNPYGQPQPQPPYGQQPSGPMPTPYGQQGQYGQQGQYGQQAPFGQPGFGPGMGMPPGGDINAIKEYKGWAIGCIFLMWILAIFAIMKSNEVRTFKMQGNYAMAQQASQTTKTLCLIATIVGGIGYALAITFLIIGIVAATTVSTYCTGYYGC